GCGCCCCATCGCGAGGCCTGCCGCTCCTTTGACCGGGAGGCGGTGGAGGGGATCCTCGATGCGATGTACGCCGTTGCCTTCCGCTCGGTGAGCGCCTATGAACATACCCTGGCCGGCGGGGCCGACTACAGCACCAAGGGTATCTTTGATCCCCAGGGCTGGGAGGCTGAACGGAAGGCCATTGTCTCGACCCTGCGGCCCGCTCTCAGCTGCCCGGAGTAACCCGGCTGGCATGGGTCCGGATAAAGCAGGGAGGCGTCGCCTGCGGGTGATTGCCAAACAACCCAACTCCAGGATGTGTCTGGTCTGCGGTCTTGAGAACCCGGCGGGACTGCGGGCCTTTTTTTATGAGCTGGAGAGCGGCGAACTGCTGGCTTTTTTTTGTCCCCGCCCGGAGCACCAGGGCTATCCGGGCCGGCTTCACGGCGGGATCGCCACGGCCATCCTTGACGAGACCATCGGCCGGGCGGTGATGAAACACCATGCCGAGAGCGCGATCTGGGGGGTGACCATTGAAATATCCACCCGTTTCAAGCAGCCGGTGCCCATGGATGAAGGACTCAGGGTCGTTGCCCGGCTGACCAGGGAGACCAGGCGCGGATTCGAGGGGTCGGGCGAACTGATTCTGGCCGACAACACCGTTGCAGTGTCGGCCCGTGGCCGCTATTTCAAAATGGACCTGGAAAAGATCGCTGATCTTGACCCGGATCACCTGGACTGGCAGGTCACGGCCAGTGAAGATGACCCGGATTTTGTCGAGCTTTGAACCCCGGTTTCCCCCCTCCTTTTCTCCGCACATCATTTATCTGAAAGTTCGTAAGTGATCACAGGCACCCCATCTTCGCACGATCGTTCCTGCCCGCATAGGCGGGCTATAGCGGCCGGTCGCGCTCGGAGTCTCCGCTCCGCTCCGCTTACCTGCGCAAATCTGCGGCACCTGTGGTCACTTACAGGTTTGGGGTAGTAATATCACAGAGTTACACGCCCCGTGATCAGTTACGAAAGTTCTTATCAAGCGCTGTGCTCGCCATGCCGGAATGGCAATAAAAAACCCGTCCGGGATATCCCGGACAGGTTTTTTTATATTTTCTTTATTTGTTGTTTCTATTTGTCCTTAAGCACCACGTAGCGGGTGTGGCCGTCACGTTTGACCAGGAGCAGAATGCTTTCACCGTCCTTCCGCTTGCGCATCATCTTGGTGTATGCCTTGATCGATTCAACCGGGGTGCGGTTCACCTCCAGGATGATCTCGCCCCGGTGCAGGCCGGCCTCTGCCGCCGGTGAACCAGGCGCTACATCGGAGATGATCAGCCCGGTTTTTTCTTCAATGTCCAGGGACCGGGCCAGCTCCGGGGTGATCTGCTGAACGGTGAGACCCAGTTCCCGGCTCGGCGCGGTCGGTGACCCGGCGCCAACAACCTGTTCTTCCTCAAGCTTGCCGATGGTTACGGTCAGCTTTTTTCTCTTGCCGTTGCGGATAACGACCACCTCGGCCCTTTCACCCACCGTGGTCTGGGCCACTATTGCCGGCAGCAGACTCATCTGCTTGATCTCCTTGCCCTTGAAGCTGACGATGACGTCGCCCTGTTTGATACCGGCCTTGTCCGCCGGGCTGTCCTTGATCAGTTCGCCGACCAGGGCCCCGATGGGCCGCTTCATGTCGAATTTTTTGGCCAGGTCCGGGGATACCTGCTGGATTCTCACTCCGAGCCAGCCGCGGGTGACCGAGCCGTGTTCCTTGAGCTGGGTCATTACATTCCTGGCCATGTTGACCGGGATGGCAAAGCCGATGCCGATGTTGCCGCCGCCGCGGCTGAAGATGGCAGTGTTGATGCCCACCATCCTGCCCTTAAGATCAAAGAGCGGGCCACCGGAGTTGCCCGGGTTGATGGAGGCGTCGGTCTGGATGAAATTGCCGTAGGTCTGCCGGTTGATCGAGCGGCCCTTGGCGCTGACAATCCCCGCGGTCACGGTCTGTTCCAGGCCAAAAGGGTTGCCGATGGCCATCACCCAGTCGCCTACCCGCAACTTGTCCGAGTCGCCCATGGTGACAAAGGGGAGGGGATCGTTCGGCTCGATCTTGATCAGGGCCAGGTCGGTCTTGGGGTCACGGCCGATGATTTTCGCCTTATGCTCCTCATAGTTGGCCAGGATGACGCTGATCTCGTCCGCATCCTGGACCACATGGTTGTTGGTGAGAATATAGCCGTCAGCCGAGGTGATCACCCCGGAGCCGAGGCTGCTCCGCTCGAATTCCCGGGGCTGGCCGTTTTTTTGACCACGGGGGCTGGGGAAATTGAAAAATTGACGGAACTGTTCGGGCAGCCTGTCCATGTCCGGGAACATGAACTGCTCGGGCATGGATACCTTGACCCTCTGGGTGGTGTAGATGTTGACCACCGTGGGCCCCAGCTCTTCGGCCAGATCGGCGAAACTGTCCGGCACCAGCTGGGCGGCCGCCAGCCGGGGTATCATCACGGCGAGCAGGGCGGCAACCAGGAAGAAGGGGAGATATTTCAGGTCGTGTGATCTGCAGCGTGTCGTACTGATCATCGGTAAGCTCCTTATAATTAATCGTTGATCATTGGGGAACTGTTTCGGGTCGGGGTCGGGCGTAACCCCCAGGCCGGTGCGGCTAAAAGGACGCTGGAAAGAATAGTAATCATTCCTAACAGAAAGGCAAGCCCGGGGCTGTATTTTTTCCGGCGCTGGCGCGGGGGGAGGTTACCGGGCCACGACAAAGCCGGGCAGGCCGGCCGCTTCCAGTGATTTTTCCAGGTGCCGGGCCTCGGTCAAGGTGGCGCCGGCCCGGACCTGGACCCGGTAGAAGATCCGGTCGCCGCGGTCAAAGGTCCGGATCACTGCCTGGCGGCCCCAGGCAGACATTTTATTGCTCAGGGTTACCGCATTGGCCCTTTGGCTGAAGGAACCGATCTGGACGTAGAAGTCGCCGCGCTGGAAATTCTGGTGCGGCAGGAAGCGCTTGATTTTTTTCTTCCCGGTGCCGTAGTTGACCGCCTCTCCCAGGGCCACGATCCGCACCCGGGCAGTGCCGCTCTTGATTATGCCAAGGGCCTGGGCCCCGCTCTTGGTGAGATCAATGATCCGGCCCCTGACAAAGGGCCCCCGGTCGTTGACCCGGACCACGGTCTCCCGGCCGTTTCTCAGGTTCTTGACCAGCAGGTAGGTGTTCATCGGCAGGGTCTTGTGGGCCGCGGTCTTGCCGTACATGTTGTAGGTCTCGCCGTTGGCCGTCTTGCGGCCATGGAATTTGGCGCCGTACCAGGAGGCGATTCCGGTCTGGGTAAAGCCGTCGGCCGAGGGCAGGGGATAATAGGTCTTGCCGTTGATCCGGTAGGGGCGCTGGGTGCCGGGCACGGCCGAAGAGGGCGGCCTCTTGGACGGCCCCGGTGGGATACTCTTCGGGCCGCAGCCCCCGAGCAGGGAGACGATAAAGAACATGATCAACAGGATGCAACAGGATGTTTTCTTCATTTTTTTCGCGGACTCGGATCAGACCTGGGACATTGTAGGGGCAACACCGAAGCGGTGGCCGGCGGCATGGCAAAAAAGGGTATCAATACATGCAGACCTTGACACTTTACCACAAAATTGATACTAGCAGAACCACATATTCGCAGGCCGGGCGCAGCCCGCCTGCGGCCTGTGTCAGCCGGCGTAGCTCAGGGGTAGAGCAACTGATTCGTAATCAGTAGGTCGCGGGTTCAATTCCCATCGCCGGCTCCATGAATTTCAAAGGGTCAGCAGGTTTTCCTGCTGACCCTTTTTTCATTGGCCGTCCTCTTGTACGAACCAGTTGAGATATTCCGGCAAGCGACCGGTCCGGGGAGATTTTCATTGTTGGTTGTGGCTGCGGCCATAAAGTTTGGTTCAGCCATGCTGGTTAGTCTTCACTCGCAAACATCATGATTCAAAATCTGTTTTTCCTGATTGATTTCGTAACCGATTTCTTCGTTTCTGCAAACACGCAGCTTCTTCTTTCTGCCGGCCGGCGACCGGATTTCCTGGTTTATTGACGCCAATCAAGTAGCAGTATGCTGCCGGTCCCGGATCGTAAGCGATCACAGGGTACCGAACCCGGAGTCTTGCAGGCTCGCTTACCTGCTTCGTTATCGGCAGGTTCGCATACCGATGTATAGCTCACCTGCCGATGCCTTGCATCTCCGGCACCCTGTAAACGCTGATATGGTTGGAGTTTACCGGATTGCGGGTGCCTTAAGCTGTTATTGGTTATCCCGGATCGGCTTCCACTCCTGGAATTCGGACAATTTCAGCCGGTACCTGGCCACGCTGCCCTCGTGCAGAAGCTGCAAGGCATTCAGCGCCATTTTGGCGAAAACCTCCCGGTCATGTTCCGGCACCAGTTCATCCGCCAGTTGCTGAATGTTCTTCGCGGATGGAATCTTGCGGCCCCGGACGATTGCCTGCACGGCCTTGATCAATTGTTCCCGGTAACGGATGCGCAGGGGGTCGGGATCGGCCGGTGTCCGGGTAATCGCCAGGTAGCGCTGGCACGATCGCTCGTAGGCCCAGATAAACACATCCCGCAGCAGATCAACCTGATTGAATTCATATACGCCCAGAGTACCGTCAATATAGGCCTGTTCTGGTACATCGATGAAAGACAGGGGGCAAAGGTTGTGGCGAAAGAGCGGAATGTTCGCTCCCAGGCGGGAGACCCGCTTGTTGACATCCTCAAAGGGCTGTAGATAGGGCAACTGCACCATCACGAAAAAGGCCTGTTCGAATGGGTCGGGAATGGCGGTGGCTTTCAGCAGCAGCAGGCGGAAACAATCTTCCAGGACCTGGGGCATGGCCAGTGGATGGAAGACCGAGCCGGAAATATCCACCGGTCTGCGGCGCAGCCGCCCGCAGGCGTCCTCGTCTCGGAGCAGGTTCTCCGACAGGATGGCGTGCAGGTTCTGAAAGGTAAAAAGATTGAACCCGATCTGATCCGCCTCTTGGATGAGCATTTCAATGGCTGCCTTGTGATTCAGGATCATCTGGGTTTCCCGGGCGTCTTTCCCCGCTGCCGCCTGACCGAATTCAATCAGGTTCCGGGTGTCGAGGCGGTTGTAAGTGTTCCCCTCCAGGCGGGAAGAGGCCCAGGACAGATCAATCAGCAACCGGTTGGCGATTTCACGGGCATAGGTGCCGGCCGGACCTTCAGCGTCCGGGGTGCGTCCGATCTCGTGAAGATCGGCACGCAGGGACTCGGAGAGATAGAAGGTGACGCCCGGCTCGTACTCTTCCAGAAATGCACGCTGATACCCCACCGGTTTGCGCCGCATCAACGGTTGCCGCACCTGGTCGCGGATAATGCCGCCTTCCGGCGAAACCGGGACGTAAATTTCTGCTTCGCCCCCGATTGAAGGCTCCACGCCTAAAGGCTCCGCAGTGATGACCACGCTGGGGCCGCGCTTGTAAACCAGGGCGATGCTTTCGCCTTCGGTCGTGATACGCCTGTCTGCCACCAGGTGTGCCAGGCGGCGTTGCAAGGTGCGCCGATTAAGGATTTTCGGCAAACGGTGGGCCAGTGTTCTCTCCAGCGCCGAAATCCCAATACCTTCGGGATGCTCTGCAATCACCCCTTCGATAAGGTCCAATTCTTCAGCTGGCACGATACGCGACATGATCACTTTCCCCTTAGTGGACTGCGTAAAATAAAGTTGCGCATTACTCATGGCAAGGCGCGACAAAAAAGAGCGACATTAATATGTCATGCTTTAGTGTCGCGCGTCAACATAAAAGTGTTCAGGCCTGACAGCGCCCAGCAATTCTTCATAAAAAAAACTCAGTATCAGGCTGACAGTTTGACAGCATAACATCACAACGCTATAATGTTTTAACAACTCAAGGAGGTGATGTTATGGCTACGCAAACG
The genomic region above belongs to Desulfobacterales bacterium and contains:
- a CDS encoding PaaI family thioesterase; the protein is MGPDKAGRRRLRVIAKQPNSRMCLVCGLENPAGLRAFFYELESGELLAFFCPRPEHQGYPGRLHGGIATAILDETIGRAVMKHHAESAIWGVTIEISTRFKQPVPMDEGLRVVARLTRETRRGFEGSGELILADNTVAVSARGRYFKMDLEKIADLDPDHLDWQVTASEDDPDFVEL
- a CDS encoding Fic family protein; the encoded protein is MSRIVPAEELDLIEGVIAEHPEGIGISALERTLAHRLPKILNRRTLQRRLAHLVADRRITTEGESIALVYKRGPSVVITAEPLGVEPSIGGEAEIYVPVSPEGGIIRDQVRQPLMRRKPVGYQRAFLEEYEPGVTFYLSESLRADLHEIGRTPDAEGPAGTYAREIANRLLIDLSWASSRLEGNTYNRLDTRNLIEFGQAAAGKDARETQMILNHKAAIEMLIQEADQIGFNLFTFQNLHAILSENLLRDEDACGRLRRRPVDISGSVFHPLAMPQVLEDCFRLLLLKATAIPDPFEQAFFVMVQLPYLQPFEDVNKRVSRLGANIPLFRHNLCPLSFIDVPEQAYIDGTLGVYEFNQVDLLRDVFIWAYERSCQRYLAITRTPADPDPLRIRYREQLIKAVQAIVRGRKIPSAKNIQQLADELVPEHDREVFAKMALNALQLLHEGSVARYRLKLSEFQEWKPIRDNQ
- a CDS encoding DegQ family serine endoprotease, whose amino-acid sequence is MISTTRCRSHDLKYLPFFLVAALLAVMIPRLAAAQLVPDSFADLAEELGPTVVNIYTTQRVKVSMPEQFMFPDMDRLPEQFRQFFNFPSPRGQKNGQPREFERSSLGSGVITSADGYILTNNHVVQDADEISVILANYEEHKAKIIGRDPKTDLALIKIEPNDPLPFVTMGDSDKLRVGDWVMAIGNPFGLEQTVTAGIVSAKGRSINRQTYGNFIQTDASINPGNSGGPLFDLKGRMVGINTAIFSRGGGNIGIGFAIPVNMARNVMTQLKEHGSVTRGWLGVRIQQVSPDLAKKFDMKRPIGALVGELIKDSPADKAGIKQGDVIVSFKGKEIKQMSLLPAIVAQTTVGERAEVVVIRNGKRKKLTVTIGKLEEEQVVGAGSPTAPSRELGLTVQQITPELARSLDIEEKTGLIISDVAPGSPAAEAGLHRGEIILEVNRTPVESIKAYTKMMRKRKDGESILLLVKRDGHTRYVVLKDK
- a CDS encoding septal ring lytic transglycosylase RlpA family protein gives rise to the protein MKKTSCCILLIMFFIVSLLGGCGPKSIPPGPSKRPPSSAVPGTQRPYRINGKTYYPLPSADGFTQTGIASWYGAKFHGRKTANGETYNMYGKTAAHKTLPMNTYLLVKNLRNGRETVVRVNDRGPFVRGRIIDLTKSGAQALGIIKSGTARVRIVALGEAVNYGTGKKKIKRFLPHQNFQRGDFYVQIGSFSQRANAVTLSNKMSAWGRQAVIRTFDRGDRIFYRVQVRAGATLTEARHLEKSLEAAGLPGFVVAR